A stretch of Candidatus Zixiibacteriota bacterium DNA encodes these proteins:
- a CDS encoding tetratricopeptide repeat protein has product MQINFCPSCGAKVTPGSKFCSGCGAPFDSAKKEKAPSRKSPSRDIILLVGALAALIVAYMIFAPKPKKPQPVPQSQQQFEHPPITGMPQVSATDMEQIIASLPNHYDSLVQMGNHFMDTQVYPLAIECYGRAIKLNATDPNVITDLGACYFYMEKDDSAIMMFEKAIALNPRHPIAHFNMGIVYRGLNNLEKAREYWNKFVELDPQSPIADTVRRLINDLGGK; this is encoded by the coding sequence ATGCAAATTAATTTCTGTCCTTCCTGCGGCGCCAAGGTAACCCCGGGAAGTAAATTCTGCAGCGGATGCGGCGCGCCGTTTGATTCCGCCAAAAAAGAAAAAGCGCCCTCCAGGAAAAGCCCCTCCCGTGATATCATTCTGCTGGTGGGAGCGCTGGCGGCGCTGATAGTCGCCTATATGATTTTTGCCCCAAAGCCGAAAAAGCCCCAGCCGGTTCCCCAGTCGCAACAACAATTCGAACATCCGCCGATTACCGGTATGCCGCAGGTTTCCGCCACCGATATGGAGCAGATTATCGCCAGCCTGCCGAACCATTATGACAGCCTGGTTCAGATGGGAAATCATTTCATGGATACCCAGGTCTATCCGCTGGCGATTGAATGCTACGGGCGGGCAATCAAGTTAAATGCCACCGACCCCAATGTCATCACCGACCTCGGCGCCTGCTATTTTTACATGGAAAAAGATGACTCCGCCATCATGATGTTTGAAAAGGCGATTGCCCTTAATCCGCGCCATCCTATCGCCCATTTCAATATGGGTATCGTCTATCGCGGATTGAATAATCTGGAAAAAGCGCGCGAATACTGGAACAAGTTCGTGGAGCTCGACCCGCAGTCGCCCATTGCCGATACCGTCCGCCGCCTGATCAATGACCTGGGCGGCAAATGA
- a CDS encoding double zinc ribbon domain-containing protein, with protein MATNQKSLLHIGLESLADFVFPPLCLICSGENLADDALVCDSCWSKATGDPHLLCLSCRRPLGDAVSCEECDSSSVPVAVLGHYQDPLQEIIHQFKYSGYSKLGESLSNRLIDNHIHTLERLLPNLAVPIPLDSYRLRRRGFNQAAVLSDIVGKRLQIETAEQLLVKSRKTKDQTRLDFEKRAENLKGAFTLTERIAPEAKIILIDDVFTTGATLREGCRAIDAAGGKVVMAAAIAVADR; from the coding sequence GTGGCAACAAATCAAAAATCGCTTCTCCATATCGGGCTGGAAAGCCTGGCTGATTTTGTTTTTCCTCCCTTATGTCTAATCTGCTCCGGTGAAAACTTGGCTGATGATGCCCTGGTCTGCGACAGTTGCTGGAGTAAAGCGACCGGCGATCCCCATCTTCTCTGCCTCTCATGCAGACGGCCGTTAGGAGATGCCGTAAGTTGCGAAGAATGCGATAGCTCCTCAGTACCGGTGGCAGTGCTGGGACATTATCAAGACCCGCTGCAGGAGATTATTCATCAATTCAAATATTCCGGCTACTCCAAACTGGGGGAGAGTCTCTCTAATCGATTGATAGACAATCATATACATACTTTGGAAAGATTGCTTCCGAATCTGGCGGTGCCGATTCCGCTTGACAGTTATCGTTTGCGGAGACGTGGTTTCAATCAAGCGGCAGTACTTTCCGATATAGTAGGTAAGAGGTTACAGATTGAAACCGCAGAGCAGCTACTCGTTAAGAGCCGCAAGACCAAAGACCAGACCCGACTTGATTTCGAAAAACGAGCGGAAAATCTGAAAGGCGCCTTCACCTTGACCGAAAGAATCGCGCCGGAAGCGAAAATTATTCTAATTGATGATGTCTTTACCACCGGCGCCACCCTGCGCGAGGGATGCCGCGCGATAGACGCCGCCGGGGGGAAAGTGGTGATGGCGGCGGCAATTGCGGTGGCTGACCGATGA